Proteins encoded together in one Bos javanicus breed banteng chromosome 6, ARS-OSU_banteng_1.0, whole genome shotgun sequence window:
- the NAT8L gene encoding N-acetylaspartate synthetase, which translates to MHCGPPDMVCETKIVAAEDHEALPGAQKDALLAAAGAMWPPLPAAPGPAAAPAAPPPAPGPQALGGAGGAEPPEGRGVYIREFRAAEQEAARRIFYDGIMERIPNTAFRGLRQHPRAQLLYALLAALCFALTRSLLLTCLVPAGLLALRYYYSRKVVLAYLDCALHTDMADIEQYYMKPPGSCFWVAVLDGNVVGIVAARAHAADNTVELLRMSVDSRFRGRGIAKALGRKVLEFALAHDYSAVVLGTTAVKAAAHKLYESLGFRHMGSSDRHVMPGMTLSLAERLFFQVRYHRYRLQLREE; encoded by the exons ATGCATTGTGGGCCTCCCGACATGGTCTGCGAGACGAAGATCGTGGCCGCCGAGGACCATGAGGCGCTGCCGGGGGCCCAGAAGGACGCGCTGCTCGCCGCCGCCGGCGCCATGTGGCCCCCGCTGCCCGCTGCCCCCGGGccggccgccgcccccgccgctcCCCCGCCCGCGCCGGGCCCCCAGGCTCTCGGCGGCGCCGGGGGCGCGGAGCCGCCCGAGGGGCGCGGCGTGTACATCCGCGAGTTCCGCGCGGCGGAGCAGGAGGCGGCGCGCCGCATCTTCTACGACGGCATCATGGAGCGCATCCCCAACACGGCCTTCCGCGGCCTGCGGCAGCACCCGCGCGCGCAGCTGCTCTACGCCCTGCTGGCCG CGCTCTGCTTCGCCCTGACGCGCTCGCTGCTGCTGACCTGCCTGGTGCCCGCAGGGCTGCTGGCCCTGCGCTACTACTACAGCCGGAAGGTGGTCCTCGCCTACCTGGACTGCGCGCTGCACACGGACATGGCCGACATCGAGCAGTACTACATGAAGCCCCCCG GCTCCTGCTTCTGGGTGGCCGTGCTGGACGGCAACGTGGTGGGCATCGTGGCGGCGCGGGCGCACGCGGCGGACAACACGGTGGAGCTGCTGCGCATGTCCGTGGACTCGCGCTTCCGCGGCAGGGGCATCGCCAAGGCTCTCGGCCGCAAGGTGCTGGAGTTCGCCCTGGCGCACGACTACTCCGCGGTGGTGCTGGGCACCACGGCCGTCAAGGCGGCCGCCCACAAGCTCTACGAGTCGCTGGGCTTCAGACACATGGGCTCAAGCGACCGCCACGTGATGCCCGGCATGACCCTCTCGCTGGCCGAGCGCCTCTTCTTCCAGGTCCGCTACCACCGCTACCGCCTGCAGCTGCGTGAGGAGTGA